ACACATAAgtgtattataaggcattataaaggtcattaaaatatttataatatgtacttcatagaaactGTTAACCTTTATATATGCTAACAACTCACATTTTGTTAGATGTATTCCATATTAAGGGTCCTAAACTAGGAACTAAAATATTTGTCTCCCTCTAGACGTTGTatgcagatctctctctctccctccctgcacccctccttcccttgttccctccctctaacccctccttccctctaacccctccctccctctaaccccagccATCTGGCAGAACAAGGAAATCCCTCCCCTCCCACAGACTCTCTTCTGTGGAAActaaactgatctgagtctctgtgtcgtctgtctgtgtgagagtgaacaaccatCCAAATGGCTCagcagggagttctgctggaccaggaccagttctgttgttctgtctgtctggatctactgaaggaaccggtcaccatcccctgtggacacagttactgtaggagctgtattgaggaCTGCTGGGAtaaggatgttctgaaaggggtctatagctgtcctcagtgcagagagaccttcactccaaggcctaatctgaggaaaaataacatgttggctgacatggtggagaaactgaggaagacaggactccaggctgctccccttcctgctctgtgctgtgctggacctggagatgtggcgtgtgatgtctgcactgggaccagaaagcggaaagccctcatgtcctgtctgccatgtctggcctcttactgtgagactcacctcctaTCTCACTATgaatctcctgctttgaagaagcacaagctggtcaaagccaccgcacaactacaggagaagatctgctctcatcatgacaaactgctggaggtttactgtcgtaccgatcagcagtgtatctgttatcagtgtgtgatggatgaacataaaggccatgatacagtgtcagctgcagcagagaggactgagaaacaggtaagaccagaacaacttgttggtgactgtctgataaacaaagagtTAAAGATACAGTATCAACtgaggctgtttgaatatgagaccattcaaatgaaatggatccacaaatatgaacacaaaccttgagtatatagaTATGTTAACCCAGATTCTCCAAATGTATCACCATTTTCAAAATTCTGTTAGGTTCTGAACAGACAGAGTTAaaactcaaaccaagtttattcacccactgggtcatacagctgcaaagacaatGTATGATTACACAAGAACATATATTTATAACCtcatactaggcggtgtcaactgttacacatctagacagccaatacatctctgttgctaggcaggaactGAATTGGTTCCTTTCACTGGTGTAGTCATGGCCCTGCCTGATGCTAGAACCTTGGTGGGTGtggaattgtatgtgtgtgagatagGACTGTAGTAGGAGGGTCGTTGGGGTGGGCctctctggcccccctcccagAGATTTCTTCTCACTTCATCTGTTGAATTGAACTTGAGCTGAATTCCTGGCTCctccctagttctgcagctggcctgccttatcagagactaactagactgtGGAATTCCTAGCTCCTctctagttctgcagctggcctgccttatcagagactaactagactgttgaattcctggctcctctctagttctgcagctgtcctgccttatcagagactaactagactgttgaattcctAGCTCCTCTCTAGTtttgcagctggcctgccttatcagagtctaactagactgttgaattcctggctcctccctagttctgcagctggcctacCTTATCAGAGACTAGTTGCCCTTTGTCTCCCTCTTTAGGAACATTGATATTCAACAATAACATGTTTGAACAGAATATTTCAGCACTTCCCCTTGTCTctctcagtaactttccatacaccaagttcctatccacccttcattgaccccaacatatacattccttatacatgtgtaagggctgtcgtcggaagaagaccaaggtgcagcagaggatgtgttcatcattagaattttaatagaacaacgtgaacactatacaaaaaacaagaaaaatgacagccaaaacagtcctgtcaggtgcaaacactaacagaaacaattacccaccaaaacccaaaggaaaaacatgctccttatgtgtgactcccaatcagcaacaacgagcttcagctgtgcctgattgggagccacacatggcccaaaacaaagaaatacaaaaacatagaaaaaggaacatagaacgcccacccaatgtaacgccctggcctaaccaaaataaagaacaaaaacccctctctatggccagggcgttacaacatGTAAAGTCATCAATACGTTATAGTTtggtaacatgaataagtatatttctagCTAGAATTCAATCAAGTCAAACACCATTATCGTTAGTTATCAAACATCATTATCATTCGTTATCAAACACCAAATCAACTCCCTGATTTGTGTTCTGctaaaactataatcattcacatgacaacataatgatataATTTCAGACAGACACTTCCTCAATATTTTGATCCCTATcttctatgggccctatgtcacattactatactattgatctactggactaataaagcttgatatctcattgaagagtgattctccacagaggcagctggagatgagtcagcagaaggtccagcagagattccaggagagagagaaggagctgaaggagctccaacaggctgtgaagtctctcaaggtgagtattgttgaccagaggagacacaccatttcacttctctcctccattcagagagagggagagaggggcccctatccaatcccactgacctCACTGTTGGGAACAGGCTGTCTGGACTCCTTTCAGAGAATTGACTGCTTAATGTAACCAACGGgatatgaacccaggtctacTGTGGGATAAACCAACATCTTGACCATTACACCAAGAGAACATTCCTTATTGGGCCGACACTGATTTAGAAGTCGCAGGCTGGGCTacctcatcacataaccatgagtaaccatgactgactcatgtcccctatacattaacatggagctctctctctctaaattcaattcaaagatctttattggcatgggaaacatatctttactatgccaaagcaagtgaagtagataataacctgttggggatagggggcagtatttgcacggccggatgaaaaacttacccgatttaatctggttactactcctgcccagtaactagaatatacatatactTAGAATTatagataatattccaaccgggcgacgttgtattcgttcaaagagagaaagaaaaacatggagtcctctcgtgcacgtgcgctccagtgtcattgttccctgcctgaccgctcacaaaaactcctgctgtttattcgcccagagactgcagagctctcattccactttctggcgccttctgagagccattggaagccttagaaaatatcacgttagagcagagatgctgtatttttgatagagatgccctagaacgacaacaaattgtcagacagggttttggcctgccatataagttctgttatactcacagacaccattcaaacagttttagaaactttagagtgttttctatccaaatctactaattatatgcatattctcgtttctgggtaagagtagtaaccagtttaaatcacatactttttttatccggacgtgaaaatactgccccctagccccaacaggttttaatgttccactgggtagaggtgaggacaaatgtaagatcagagacattttgatagatgtgtggcagaagagatgggactctgagcacaaggggcggcatttatatgtcctctaaaggtcggtggaccaaggttcaaa
This genomic interval from Salmo salar unplaced genomic scaffold, Ssal_v3.1, whole genome shotgun sequence contains the following:
- the LOC123731730 gene encoding E3 ubiquitin-protein ligase TRIM47; protein product: MAQQGVLLDQDQFCCSVCLDLLKEPVTIPCGHSYCRSCIEDCWDKDVLKGVYSCPQCRETFTPRPNLRKNNMLADMVEKLRKTGLQAAPLPALCCAGPGDVACDVCTGTRKRKALMSCLPCLASYCETHLLSHYESPALKKHKLVKATAQLQEKICSHHDKLLEVYCRTDQQCICYQCVMDEHKGHDTVSAAAERTEKQRQLEMSQQKVQQRFQEREKELKELQQAVKSLKRSALAAVKDSDKIFTELIRSIERRRSEVKELILAQEKAQVSQAEGLLEQLKQEIAELRKRSTELEQLSHTEDHIHFLQIPVSSHWTQTQHTHASLCLKGTESIIDQLVGSALIDVFSVTWSCMENGPGTKGQFRTSQPTTSWNHLLSTKVYGLVSQTQMNPSPGLKSMFNVDVQESGPKCVIFHPPILLSPATLNLSSRWCY